CTTGTGGAGTACCTCAAGGCTCTATATTAGGACCGCtcttatttctaatatatatcaacgacTTAAGTAAATCTTGTAATATAGTAGACTCAAtcttgtttgcagatgatactaatctATTTTATGCTCACAATGacataaaaatcttatttaaaactgtaaacacAGAACTTTAATATCTTTCTAAATGGTTTAGAGTAAACAAATTATCtctaaatgtaataaaaacaaaatatattttttttccatcgCTATCATGAAAGAGACaaaattccattaaaacttccaaATCTTTGTATTAacaattatgaaataaaaagagaggtatcattaaaatttctagGCGTACTCCTGGACGAAAATGTAACTTGGAGATGTCAGATAATATATATTGAAGGTAAAATATCAAGGAACATCGGCATGCTATATAgggcaaaaccatttttaaatctAAGTTGTTTAAAACTCTTATATTTCTCCTTTATTCATTCCTATCTTAATTACGCTAGCATTACATGGTGTagtaccaataaaaataaattgaaaaaactctttaatatgCAAAAACATGCTATCAGAATTATATCCAATAAAAGCCGCTATACACCCTCTCGAccattatttattaacttaaatatactaaatatctaccaaataaatatttatcatcacctaatttttatgttcaaaattaataaaagtatcattccaaaaatatttaaccCGATATTCAAAATAAAGGAAAACAAATATCTAACTAGATATTCAAATAACAGATATATACAGCCCAAAAGTTATTATGCAGCAActgatttttcaatttcaataagAGGACCAAAGGCATAgaataaattactttcaactGAACTTAAAACTCTAACAATGCTTAATGAGTTTAAGACAAAACTAAGACAGCTATTAATAAAGAATGATTTACCACAAAACTATTTCTGAAATTAcattatgatttatttattaaatacatgaaaagtatattaattttagaaaaagtctgagttaaatttatttatatccttatatatatatttttattgtttttgttttatgctaAGCCTATAGCGCTTCTAGctaatttttcactttttttttatttttttattaatagatgttttatttattattttaccacTTTtgtacatttgtttattttataaatttaacgaagtttcttattttaaaaataaactttatatttacggAATTTATAAAGGGGGTTGGTGATAAGACATATTAGTCTTCTTCTCGCCCCTGctatatttatattgtgttaGTAAATTACggaatgtatatttttaaacggcaaaaaaaaaaaaaaaatttaggctaattgtactaaaaaatacaaagcaactttaatttCACGGCTTTTATCTAAGAtatctttaagtatgctcatattaccaaggtgctcatattacttgttattatcaaaacttatcattaaaagatcaaactTTAAGccactttttgttaaaacaatacTAGTTTGTTTAagacaggaaaaaaaaaataaattaactgataatttttttagttttattaactcaaTCAAATCATACgtcataagttttattaaaagtaattacaaCCACCCTCAATTTTAGGACTTTGAACTAggtaatttcaataaaaacactGGTAATTTGAATATGCATATATTATTTGACAAGACGTTCTTCCGAGTAGAAAACTTGATCAAATAGTCGAAGATACAATTTCTACTTCTTTCCTGAGTTCTGAgcaatttttagcttttatttgaaccataattttattaacgaagaaaaaagaaagaagaagtTTTTGAGAGCGGGTTTTAAAATGGACTGTTATATTTACAACAATGACAAAAAGGAGTTTCTGTGACGAAATATCTTTTTCAGGAATTTCTTTCATAAATCATCAAAGTAGAGATGAAACAAATTCGGccttataaacaatattttacaacAGATGTTATACAACAGTCATCTTTGATGAGTGTTGTATAACATCTGTTGTAAACTGAGATCACATTTCTATCTTTTTAACCGTTAAcgcaaaattaatattaaaaaaaaagtttttacgtCTTTTACATTTGTATTATAAAGATATCTATTACATTACTCTAATGGAAGCAAATCAACTTTAAAGGTGATGCAAATAGCATTTATGCTAAAATCTTTAGAAAATCCTTTTCGGTAGATGCCGCAAATTTTCCGATGcgtaaagaaataataaattataaaactttcaaaagtaCTTGGATTACTGTCTATGTCAGTATTATTATGGAgtaaagaaaatctttatttatcagaaatatgtatgtatgtatgtatgtatgtatgtatgtatgtatgtatgtatgtatgtatgtatgtatgtatgaacgtatgcatgtatgtatgcatgtatgcatgtatgtatgtatgtatgcggTATGTTATGCGGTAtgttatgcggtagtggtgtagtggtaaagcgctcacttcataagcgagaggttccgagttcgatccccaccacgtccctggtagtaccgcgctcaacttgtttctccgcgcagcggccttgttcgtcaaagttcgtgtttcggagttatagagttgagagagggttataaccactattaagtaacctcctcgtctgtagtggccttctcggccttgaggaggtgaataacaaaaaaaaaaaaaaaaaaaatgtatgtttgtatgtatgtatgtatgtatgtatgtatgtatgtatgtatgtatgtatgtatgtatgtatgtatgtatgtatgtatgtatgtatgtatgtatgtatgtatgtatgtatgtttgtatgtatgtatgtatgtttgtatgtatgtatgtatgtatgtatgtatgtatgtatgtatgtatgtatgtatgtatgtatgtatgtatgtatgtatgtatgtatgtatgtatgtatgtatgtatgtatgtatgtatgtatgtatgtatgtatgtatgtatgtatgcatgtatgcatgtatgcatgtatgcatgtatgcatgtatgcatgtatgcatgtatgcatgtatgcatgtatgcatgtatgcatgtatgcatgtatgcatgtatgcatgtatgcatgtatgcatgtatgcatgtatgcatgtatgcatgtatgcatgtatgcatgtatgcatgtatgtatgtatgtatgtatgtatgtatgaacgtatgtatgtatgtatgcatgtatgcatgtatgtatgtatgtttgtatgtatgtatgtatgtatgtatgtatgtatgtatgtatggatgcatgtatgtatgtatgtatgtatgtatgtatgtatgtatgtatgtatgtatgtatgtatgtatgtatgtatgtatgtatgtatgtatgtatgtatgtatgtatgtatgtatgtatgtatgtatgtatgtatgtatgtatgtatgtatgtatgtatgtatgtatgtatgtatgtatgtatgtatgtatgtatgtatgtaagtatgtatgtatgtatgtatatatgcatgtatatatgtatttttcttgagcaacccctaaaagtgttttattcaaaacatttgaaCTCCTTTGTTATTGTGTCTGTGTCTTTTATGTCTTTGTTAGAGCCTGGTAATATTGGATTTAATACaaagctaatattattaaatgaattattttatcttaCCTGACGTTTGTATTCAAGGTCATCGAGAGTATTGCTCTTCCAACATAATTCAATTTCAGCTTTAAGGTACATTTCATTGGCTGGATAcagttttgttaaatttgtttgaCTTTGCAATTGAATTGACCATATTGAGTTTTCAACAACAGGGAGAAATTCACCAATTACGTTTCCATGCGTCAGAATgcaaatatcttttatatgatCTCTACACCCATTCATTTTATATGGATTATTTATTGAAGCAATACAATCCTCATTATGGTATGAAAAATAGTTACTGACAGTGCTTTGGAGaaagtaatttttgttatgtAAAGTTACTTTTGATAGcttcattattattttgtaagaaAAGGAAACATCGATAGCCTCTGGTGGAATGTACAactggaatttttttaaaaaaaggggaCCATCTTGGTCTTTAGATATCCAGCCGTGTTTAACCATCCAGTTTTTATTAGGAATTTTGAAATATGTTGAACCAGATGTCCCGTCAATTCtgtaattatataaatcatttgaTGACAATATTCCTTGTTCTAAATCTCCTTGTAAACTTAGAggaattaaaactaattttttaattttttcagcattaCTGCACATATCAGATCTTGAATCATAcgaaataagttttaaaacagaCTTATCGGGATTGTCTAGTATTTCTTTGCAAACTTGTGGTTGTACACCGTGATttctgtatgtatatatattgcaCACATGTgtgtatattcttattttttgctctcgtaataaatatataccttttatatctaaaagttgtttttgaaaatcaggGTCTAAAtcagaaactttattttttacattaattatgtTTTGCGCACTTTTTTTAGCAATCATAGCTTTTGCACTTCTTGCAAAGGCTTCCATTATTTCAAACTGCTTCTCAGCAACTACTTCAAACTGACCCATCAAAACTTTGGTTGACATAGttacattgtttattaaatcaTCTCCTTGTACTTGTAGAGCTGCGCCAACAATTGATGAAGAATCCCTAATATTCTGAGAAAAAGTATACATTAAAATGTCAATATATACCGAAGCACTGACTATGAATTCATTGTTGATAGCAGGGGTAAAGTCTCTGTAAAGCTCTAAAAATATGGCGCTATCTTCTGGAGTTATTGCATTTTCTgaagttacttttttaaaaatattagaaatactagtaaatacatttttattattttccataTTACTTGTTGCTTTCCGAagtatttcaattaaaattggaataaaagcttgatttttaaaaccaatGCCTAAATCTGCACCAAGGTTTGCTATATTAGTTGTTGATTCCATAATACCATTTATTGACCCATCAGTATTGGCAAGCCATTTAATTGGATTGAAACTTCCAGCTATTTGAACGGCTAACTTTGCAGTTTCTtgtatcaaattatttaattgaacTCCATTACCCAAACCGGACAAACCTATAAATGAATAATGTAGTCCATTTAATTTTTCACTGATTATTTGTTCAGCTTTTCTCCATTCATCAAGTGCATAAGCAATGTCGTGTTTTGCAATTTCACCATCAAAACTTGCTAACTCATTGAAATACTTTCCAATGCTTTCTCTTGATGAACGAACATTGCTTAGTAAGTCatcaaaacttgttttaagaaaatcatACTTAAGATATTCCTGAACATCACATTTTGCAGGCAACGTTATAGAAGTAGTTGATTTAATACTCTCTTTTAAAATGCGAATTGCTTCTATAATAACACTGTGCAAAGAACAAAGATTCGGATCTAGCTTATAATTAGAATTGCAGTTCATTTTAAACCAGCGTCCGCATGTTTGTAGCTTATCAGAGGCATCTTTTAGTGATTTAATTACATTACTGTTCGATCCTTTAAACTTAAGTTTGttaattatatcatttaattcttttttaaagcaCGTGCTACATTGAATTTGTTGGTGTTTACAGTCATGAATAACATCATATTCGCATTGATGTGAATCCATTTTTTTGACGCAGCCTTGATTTTTATACAAGACGGAATAGGCGGCTAATTTTTTACGAGAACTTTCCACAACCTTGCCATGTAAGCTAGTGACATCAAATAAGtcttgaaaaagttttgtaCAAACTTTTCCTGCTTCAGCATCATTTCTATAACAACGTGGTAACCCTGAATGTTCGATATTTATTCTACCATTTTCAACTGAATATGGTGTGTATAGCCCGCAATGAACGGCAGCTGGTGGTTTATACTGGCCATTTTCAAAACAGCTCTCTTTGTCTTTAGAAAAAGAACAACTGTGCAATAGTTCCTCATTTCCTTTGCAGACTATGTTATTactaaagtcaaaatatttaatctcCGTGAAAAGAGATGCGTTAACAGTCATAGCGatcgagtttttttttaacatattgcaTACAACCTTCGAATTCTCTTTACTCCATCCAATACTACAAAAGGGTTTGCCATTGTATCGAACAATTCCAAATTCGTTTGAAGCTAAATAAAAACGCTAGCGTTCAAAAATAAACGACTTCATaattatgatattttaagtagtacaaaaatttacagatattttttcaaaataattgacattttcttttttaatacgTCAATGACAAACATACCGATAAACGagaattaacaaatttaaaagatgtttaagaAAACTAGACcttcttaaataagttttgaatataacattatataaattatagtattataatattaaattagtttaaagttagctttttattaaataaagctaATACACAAaaacaatacacaaaaaaaaataagttattgaaAACATACATCAAGTTTATTTGCGACGGCGCAAATAAACTTGatgaaaacattataaaaacattttattctgtCTTTGATGCAAATTTTCCTATCAATGAAAACACagtaaaccaaaaaaacttaaatacttTTTGGATAAAGAAggtctttaaaaaatcatttaaaattaggGATGTACCAGTTTGGAAATTTTGAATACCGGCAGGCCCAGGATTTagcaaaattattgaaaattccGACTGGAACGAGAactatatttatgtaattttttactttcaagaTTGTAAGTGAAAGCCTGCACTTCAGTATTGTGGcaacataatatatacataatatatatatatatatatatatatatatatatatatatatatatatatatatatatataaaatatatatatatatatatatatatatatatatatatatatatatatatatatatatatatatatatatatatatatatatatatatatatatatatatatatatatatatatatataagttatttaaattacgGTAATACTGCATGGGGAAGTACCTATAAAAGCAAACTAGAACCTCTCTATCGTAAACAGAAGCATGCTATAcgagtaattaattttaaaaataaaaacgagcACACAAAGTCTCTTTTTGAACAGATGTCTTTACTAACattgtttaaactaaatatatatataatgttctAACTCTTATGTATAATagtaaaatgcaaaaaactccTTCAATTTTCTAT
Above is a window of Hydra vulgaris chromosome 10, alternate assembly HydraT2T_AEP DNA encoding:
- the LOC105846200 gene encoding uncharacterized protein LOC105846200 isoform X2, coding for MIKLLVLLLLPICLLNANENSIELGIGNFPIPDLEQQFIYPGDTQFSSGHEMQLNKPLEKHWQLSFDIKVLESTATVITLSNKLMVFVFASKIGMSPINKPNDISWKCNTKMRQWLKVEIVYNFDDDDNLKIIVDENQCECEKKKKLKFLIDSITDIKFGDAANNNAIRVKNMILTNGLIEYLIDEVSNVRQLDRIHTIKLFKTFRMIFELKITEQCEEMCTIFSIRKRTTGQMLMEISYKENFIYYCHFFIEHTKTCKTFEFVTTKWIYSLIDQWMENSQYLNIFLVNSNIDNFALKKEENRYSIITPQIYDVFFESNPNSTVEIKKFRIFNPASNEFGIVRYNGKPFCSIGWSKENSKVVCNMLKKNSIAMTVNASLFTEIKYFDFSNNIVCKGNEELLHSCSFSKDKESCFENGQYKPPAAVHCGLYTPYSVENGRINIEHSGLPRCYRNDAEAGKVCTKLFQDLFDVTSLHGKVVESSRKKLAAYSVLYKNQGCVKKMDSHQCEYDVIHDCKHQQIQCSTCFKKELNDIINKLKFKGSNSNVIKSLKDASDKLQTCGRWFKMNCNSNYKLDPNLCSLHSVIIEAIRILKESIKSTTSITLPAKCDVQEYLKYDFLKTSFDDLLSNVRSSRESIGKYFNELASFDGEIAKHDIAYALDEWRKAEQIISEKLNGLHYSFIGLSGLGNGVQLNNLIQETAKLAVQIAGSFNPIKWLANTDGSINGIMESTTNIANLGADLGIGFKNQAFIPILIEILRKATSNMENNKNVFTSISNIFKKVTSENAITPEDSAIFLELYRDFTPAINNEFIVSASVYIDILMYTFSQNIRDSSSIVGAALQVQGDDLINNVTMSTKVLMGQFEVVAEKQFEIMEAFARSAKAMIAKKSAQNIINVKNKVSDLDPDFQKQLLDIKGIYLLREQKIRIYTHVCNIYTYRNHGVQPQVCKEILDNPDKSVLKLISYDSRSDMCSNAEKIKKLVLIPLSLQGDLEQGILSSNDLYNYRIDGTSGSTYFKIPNKNWMVKHGWISKDQDGPLFLKKFQLYIPPEAIDVSFSYKIIMKLSKVTLHNKNYFLQSTVSNYFSYHNEDCIASINNPYKMNGCRDHIKDICILTHGNVIGEFLPVVENSIWSIQLQSQTNLTKLYPANEMYLKAEIELCWKSNTLDDLEYKRQISTDKTNSCCNNNDFYDLLQEIAESRRKSDSRSFCKKCDDGTNAAFFGYFCQKCPSKYEKSNEWFGCKVINKTKKK